The window TCGAAAACCGATTCGCATAAGACAAGTCAACGAGGATTATATGAGTTGCTCCATCTCCGAGTCAAACACACCGACTTTTAAACACATGGTTCCAGTTCGACCCTCCACATTAGGGGATTTTTCAGGTCAACTCAAGCCGATCCAAGCTTGCTATTGTGATTAGTTGTTTAGGGTTTGGCCACATGACATGCTTGATGGCCACTAAATTGTGATTGTGAACGCGTTTAATTTGTTCCCATTACAAAACAAGACTTCAGTGATACGTAAGAGAATTGAATGTGTGTTCGAGGTAGTAGTGACTGGAGCAGCTGTTGCTACTGAGACCATAGAATGCAAACTATTTTCGAATACGAGtcaaattaggggtgtcaaccggtcggttTCAGTTGAGTCTAATTGGTGTTAACCAATTTAAGGCTTTGCATCGTTTCCGCCTGTTTAGGTTATCAGGTCTCCTGGGTTAGGGCATGGACATTTTTCTATTTGGTTGGTCGGTTTTCCGGTCCTTGATCAAGCTAAAAGTAATTGGGATGATCAGGCTTTTAACGGGCTAATTGATTAATTGGTCTATAAACATTCCTTAAATGGGCCATAAACAGTTCTTAAGCGGTCTATAATCGGGCTGAATGGCTTAAATGGGCTATAAATGATCTGTTATTTGTCGGTCACAACATTTGGTCGGTTCCGATCAGTGACCATTGGGCCACTACCTTGCATTGTGAACAGCCAATTGTTGATTGTTCAGTGCTTGAGCCTGACACATTTAGTAATCAATCGggccaatctcaggcttcaagaGGTCGGTTCAAGTCGGGCCAAACTGTGAGGCCAACTTTTGACTCCCCTAATAGGAGTGCTGTTTTTTCTGGATGGATTGAGGTCAATGTTAAAAACTAGAATTaggatttggattggaatcgatcAAAATCGACCCAAAATTTGTATGAATTGGTGTAAAAATTTCCTAACCCTAGTTTACGTGTAGAATTGATTCGGGCTGGATAGGCCTTGGCCCATTGGATCCGATTAGTAAATCCTTGACTGAGAGGCAGGACTTCATATATAAACTAACGAGAAAAGTTCTCCGTGGGGAAATGTACCGTCCTTCCCAGACACAGAAGGGGGCAAAATGAGTGTCTCGCTTCCCATGAAAGACAAAAATCCTGCCCCCATGATGCCAGTGGGCACTCTCTCATTAGCCTTGTGCATACATAGGAACCACGCTCTCCCGCAGAGAACGTCAACCCATAACCTAAATAGCTACCATTGATTGATTAGGTGGGGTAAAAATTTGTGTGTATAGGTAGGCCAAGTCCCGGTCAATAAATTGAGTTGATTTTCAATCCAAGTGGAAATGGTCATGTGGTGGACTAGACCTTTCGAAAACCCATCAAAAGATAAAGTTTTGAAAGATAGTTGAAATAAATGGGTCGATCTAGAAGTCATTATGCCTAATGAAGTGTTACATAGGTTAGTCCATGTTATAGAGAATCGCACATCTATCTCAATGGTTTTCAAATATTAGctcaaaataaataagaaatgtGATTCAAACTTTGATCTAGAGTTTTAATAAATGATggctaaaattataaaaatgtataaaatgGAGATGAATCTGGGGATTCCTACCAACACCCTCACATATTAAATCATAGGATCCACACTAAAACTTTTTCCCCTTGGAGAAAATGTGTTTCCCAAAACGAACGAATCCATCTCCCACCCTCTCGATTGTACGATTTCTCACTTAGTCTGAGAACCTCTACCCTTTTATGTGGATTTTGTTCAAATTTAAAAAGCAATTCCCTGATCATTTTCTAGAAGGCGATCCAACATTAAGGGATGTATTGGTATGATTTCTGTTTCAACTTATGAAATTTAGAggtcataaattgaaattatgaTGTTTAGTATGATTTTTTCACTTTATTCATGAATAATTGAAATCAACTTAATCCGAAATAGTaaaaaggaccgagtttccctccacccacagtgaatggAAAATCCCATTTGTCGAGGAGTGGGAGAGGGCAAGGATGAGTCTCAAGaggtattttggaatatactaaaaccctaggagggattTGTGCCCAAAGCCGAGACctgttttaaattttgaatattgaaattgaaatcaatttcaaatatattttgtgttcctttaatgagcatgtgttACTAACATGGATAAATGTACCATTGACATGtttaaaatgaaatgaaaacaaaatcaCCCTATTTCATCGTTGCCACCATCAACCTTTCCAACCCTGCCcctccgccaccaccaccatgcttcccagctctctctctctctctttctcccaaagaattatagagaatctattctcagaaattgaactaacAAAtatatttcttattcttgaaatatttcaaattgattCAACCAAAACAATTCTATTTATTgcctatttcatgaaatcaatccaaaattgaaatcgaaatcaacatcataccaaatcagcccTAAGATCTCCAACTTCAAGTTACAGAAATTGGTCAATTCACATTGTTATACGGTTTGCACTACTTGCCTAAGTAATAAAAATTTGTCCCATTCTCCCACATCATTTTCACGACATTCTTAAAAAGCAGAGGAATTGTGTTTGAAATCTTGATATACACAAGGTACAAGGACAGTTGATCCAGCCCCACTCGTCCAAAATCATTCAATTTGTTTCTCTTTGGACAGACGCAAACAGAATCATCTATATTTGCCAAGTCCAAAAGCctccattttttctttgtttgggttATACCACTATCACGCAATGTATAATGTATAAATCCTTCACCTTGGCTTTCCTCTCTTCCTGCTAATTAACAGTTTTAATGTCTAGAAGTCCCAAGCTGACACTGTTAACAAGAAACCCATCATAAACAACCCAGAGAGGGATTTCTCCAAATTGTTGATTATTATTGATGATAAAGATGCAACCAGACAGGATCAAAATGCATTGGGCAAAGGTGAGAAACTTGGAATGATTAAGCAACTCAAAATTATGCAGTATAGAAGGAAAGGAGCTCATATGAGCATCTTCTTTTGATTACCAGACCCCGCATGTACAATTCTATTAACTAGAGCAGACAATTACAAACATCCCGGGAAAAAATGGGGAACATATCTCTAGATGTAAATGCCATCTCTAGGAATGAAAGTTTAGACAATAACAATAGAAAGTTTTATCAAAATTCACAAAGTTTACCATGAATATGCTTACCACTCTAGTTCTTTGTTGAAGGTCTGGCACAAGCACAAAATGTAACCTTCTTTCGCCTGGGGCTGCTTCTGCCACCGCCATAGCCATACAGATAGTCCTTCAAGAGAACCCTCCTTTCTGGGACTTTTAGTAGTCCCTTGCTTCTTCTATACTCCTCAAGCTTCAACAAATCAAATTGGATTTTCTGCAACTGAACTTGCAACCGTCCAATCTTTTCAGACACTCGCCGTGCTTGTTCTGAGACTCTCTTCCTTCGGACGTTTCTAGTCTCCTCCATTTCCAACACAGACTTTTCATCAGAGGACAAGAAACCCTCTTCAGCACTCTTAGTCAATTTGCTGTTAACATCAGACAACTGCATGATGGCCTCTTCAACTTCCTGTAACTGCCCTTTCACAGTATCATACTCAATATCCTTGGAATTTTTGCTCTTCCCCGACATTTCCACCTTCTTTTTTACTTCTTCCAATGTTATGTAAAGATTCATCAACTTCTGAGCATCAGAAGCAAGTCTCTCTAGGATCTTCCTCCTGTTCCCTTGTTGATGTGGCTCTGTTCCCCTACTAGATACCTCTAGTATGTCAACGCCCAACTCCTTCTCAACTTGCAACTTTGAAAAGGGATGCTTACTCTTCTGTTCCTTTACACCAGTCTCACCCTTGGCAGGTGCAGATGGCAGCTTCTGTCCCTTGTCAACTGTAAGATCTAGGTTGTAGTCATGTTCAACAGTTTCCCATATCTCAAGCATGTCATCATCTGTCTCAACATTTCGTTTCTCGTCCAGGGCATTTTGTCCAACTCCATGGCCACAGAATGACTGTTCAGAAACATGATCAAGTGGAATATCTTTCATCAGTAGCACATTCTTTACCTTTGATATTTGGGGTTCTGTTTTCTGTAGATGGCCATCATTTGACTCATCCCTGAGTTCAGGGCCTTCTAGTTGCAAGACAATATCCCTGCTTGTttgaacttctttttctttcaggGAGCTGGTCCTAGATTTTAACCCTTTGATCTCTTTCTTCACAGCCACTTGCTTGTCTTTGTCTAAGCTTTCCAGCACTGCAAGCCTCTCCTTCTCCATCACTATCTTCTCAATAGCTTTAACCCTATTCAGCAATGCCTGCAAATCAGAAACTCCATTTGGCAGCACAGCACAATGATCTCCACTCATCAGTCCTTGGCTCTTATCATGATATGGATTTTCCAATTCTACATCCTGGAAACAAGTGCATGAAGTTATatgatgcagttaagatcactacaataaaaaaatgaaatatagGTGGAACCATAGAAAGACTGAAAGTGCTAGAACAAGCTCCATTAAGTGGCAATTGGTGCTGGGACTAAGAATCCCAAAAAGTAATGACCCACCTAATAATTTCAAAAATTAGTAATAATATTGGAAGACACTAAAACCATAAAGGAAAAGAGACGCTCCAATATCATGGCATTTCCTTTGATGTTTTCTATTAATTCATATTGAAGATACAAGGTAATCCAAGGTAATATGGATGAGGAAAAACAGAAAACGAGAACCTGAGGGGAAGAATTTTCTACACAATTCTCACAATATATTTGAATGTTAGAGCCTTATAGGCCCATCATGCGCTATTGGTTTAACAAGTGGGTGATCAACTGGATCCTAATGCCAACTGCcagccaaaattttgactgaCCTATCTAACTGATTGTTTAACTTGGTTAAAGCTAGTCTGGACAGAAATTATTTGTCCAAATTGAAAAGTAGGGAGTGTCCAGCTTGGGCAATTCAGACAAATTTACCCAGTTTTGTCCAAATTTGAGACACTGAGATATATGAGTTGTTTAAGTAATAATTGAGTATTGACCTGGTTGGTAAGAATTGTGTCACATCCATTAGGTTTCAAGTTCAAAAGTTCTAACTACCATTTTTTGGCATTGATCTTGCTTCATTATACTTCAAAACAACATAAAGAGGGAAGTTAATAATGCACTTCACTTGACATTTTAGACAAACCAGGTTGGACATGGACATATATCTTTGTCTGGAATCCAAGTTCCGACTGGGTCTGGGTTGGCCAAATAGCCAGAGATATGCCACATTATCCAATATGGAGCCTGATTAGTCCAGATTTTTGCTACCCTAGTGATGCTACTGTTTTAAATCTCAGACTATACATGGGAATCCACTCAGTTTTGTAAGTAGTCATATAGTGtcctttatcttttctttcttcactgTCCAAATCCAACATTGAACAGCAGATATCAGTCAATATAAAGTGTTCAATGATGTCTATTAAAACTTAAGGTAGATAGCCTCTCAAGATTTTGAGACCTCATTATAGCTAGGGCTggaacaactcaaactgaaccATGGATTCAACCCATGAGTTTCTGAACAGTGGAATTAGTCTATACCATAAGCAGAGAAAGTAACTTACCGTCGGTTCCATCTTTGTCTGCAAAAGAGCATGGTCTTCAAGAGATGAGATACTATCCCTCAAGGAAACTATGACAGGCAAATATGCAGCCAGCTCAGCTTTGAGTCCTCCATTTTCACCGTCCAAAACAGAAAGTTTTCCATTCATCTGTTCAATCTCTACTGTTTTTGAAGCACTTTCACGTTCAAGGATCTCATATGCTCCAATAAGCTCATGAACCTTCTGTTCAAGTAGAGCTTCGCGAACACTGGACATCTGCAGGTCTCCATAGAATTTTGCAGCATCAGCCTCTAGGAGTATGActtcatttcttctctcttgcAGCTCATAACTAAAATATTTCTCTGCATTTTTAAGTTTTATGGTTTCCTCACGTAATTTGCTgagttcagattcaaacttcctATTTGCTTCATGAATGCAACCAATCTCCACCGTCTGACGGCTTTTATCTGCTGATAGCTCAAGGATGTGCTTCTCTTGCTCCCGTCTTAACACCTCAGATTCATTTAGTTCCTTCTTCAGATCCTCAACATCTCTAAATAACATTTTGTTCTCACTTGCTGCAACTCCGATCTTCTGTTCTGCAACTGAAAGTTCCATTCCCTTCTGATAAAGTAGATCCTTTCCCATCATGATTTGATGATGCAGTTGCTCATTTACATTCCTGACTCCATTCATCTCATTCTCCAATTCCTCAGCAGACTTCTTGAGATGCAGCTTTTCCCTCTCTACTATTTCCAACTTTTCCACTATTACTCTAATCCCACCCTGGAGGCCACTGTTAACTTCACGAAGACAGTCCAGATCTTTGCTAAACTCTTCCAGTTTCACAGCTTTCTCAGTGTTACAGCCCTCAAAAATCAAGGAGAGATTTTCCAAAGCAAATGTTTTACCAAGAAGAACACTTATTTCCTCTTCTAGCACGTGTGCCACCTCCTTTGTGTCTGACAACTCCTTCCTCAAAACTCCATTTTCTTCAACCGAtctgaaattttcattttgggATACTAGGTAAGCCTccttcaaatctgaaattttagCCTGTAGCTTCTCCATTTCAGATTTTAGTGTCTCCTCCCGGTGCTCTCCCATCCTGATTTCTGATTGTAACTGCACATTCATCTCCAGAAGTTTATGTTTCTCATTTTGCAGAACCAAAAGCTCCTCCATCCGGAGTTTGAACTCCTTATCAAGGGTGTTCCTTTCACGTTCAAGATGTGCTGTCTCCAGTCTCATTTGTTCTAGCAAAGTAATCagaaccaaattttgaaatgacaGCTGTTGCTTCTCATCCTGAACTTTCAAGAAAGAACCATTTGCATCTTCAATTTTCCTTAAAATATTCTTCAGTAGCATTTGATCCTCTCTGATCTTATCATGACTTGCATAATCTGTATCAACTTCAAGGGAATTCAAGATCTCAATAATTCCTGTTCTAAGCTTCTCAATTTGGTCAGACAGGAGTTTTGTTTCTACATGCAGTTTGTGATTTTTTCCTTCCAGTTCTGAAACTAATTTCTCTGATAACTTGGAAGCCTCAAAGTGTTTCTGACACTCGATAAACAAAGAGAGATTCTTTTCTTCCATGTCTCGGATAAACTTCTGCAGGATGAAGATCTCAACCTGAGTGTTCATGGATCTGTCAAGTTGTTCctcaatttctttcttcctaCATAGACCTTGTTCTTGCAGGACATGCATATGCTTTTCTAGAGCAGCTAACCTAGTTTCACTTGACTCAGAAAAAATTGCACGTTCTTGTTTTTCTAGGTTCAAGGAGACACTTAGCTCTTTAACTTGACAAAGTGTggtttctttctccttctccaggCCAAAATACTTTTCTTCTAATTGTGTGCATTTGTTCTTTAGTTCGGCCAGGCTTTGCTGAACATTTTGTAGCTGAGAGACCACAGATTCTTTTTCAGAAAGAAGTGCAGACTTTTCATTATCAAGAGAGTGGCAAGATTCTTCTAAGATCTTCGCTTTTGTCTTCGACCCTTCCAGTTCAGCAACTGCATCAGAAAGGGAATTCTCAAGTAATGTGCTCCTCTCTAGGAGCTTTTCCACTTTCTCAGCCATAATCTCTAACTGGGAAACCAGGCTAGCCTTCTCAGCAACAAGAGCAGATTTTTCTTCTTGGAGAGACTGGCAGGATGCATCTAAAAGTTTCACCTTCTCTCTCAATCCTTCTAACTCAGCAGTCACATCTGAGAGGGAATTTTCTAAAAGAGCATTTTTCTCCAGAAGTTTCTCCATGTTTTCCAACTTCTCCAAAAGAGTTACTTTTTCGTCTCTGCCTCTCTGACAAATTTCTTTCAGCTTTAAGTTCTCATCCTGCAAGTTCTTCACAGCTGAAGCAAAGGACTCGGGGTTCAAACCCAATGATTTAACTTGCTCCATTATACTCAGGAGGTGCCGGTTCAAGTCATTTATTTCCTCTTTCAGACAGTAAATCTCTTGTTGAAGAGCATTTCTTTGATCCAAGCGAAGTTCAACCTCCTCTTCAAGCTTTCCTTTTGTCTCCTTCAAGTCAAAGATCTCATCCTGCAGACTCTTCATTGATCTGGCAGACGATAAGTTCTGGTCCTCCAGGATCTTGTTGTCCTCCTTGATTTGTTGGACTCTGTCCTCCAAACCCTGCTTCTGAAGCTCCACATCCTTCAAAAGTTGAACAGTCTTTTGGAGCTCCACTGCCAGATTTCTCTGCTCTTCCTGAGATTGGGAGTGCAAACTCTGCATGGTTCTGAGAGCAGCATCCGCCTGCAAGAAGTGCACGTGCTCTTCTTGTATGCGAGTGTGGAATCTCTGCAACTCTTCATGCTTCTCTTTAAGTTCCTCAGTTTGCATCCCCATCTTCCGTACAAAAGCTTCCAGCTCTGACCGCAGAGTTTGATTTATACTCTCCAATACAAGACAATGTTCTTCAGAGCTGTGTAGTTTTGCTACCCCTGTTTCTATCTCAGTGTTAAGTCTTCTGGCCTCCTCCTGTGCATGAGTTACTTCACTCTCCAGAATAGATATTCTCTCCAACCACTGCTTATACTGAAGAGCAGCTGCTTCCTTTTGTTCCTCTAATTTAGAAAGTGCTTGCTTTAGTGTCTGGACTTCAGTTTCAGCCCTTTCAGCTCGCTCATTAAGCTTTTTTACTTCCTCCTCGGCAGAAGAGATTTTGCTCTCCAAATTAGATATTGTCTCTAAACATTCCTTATATTGAAGAAGAGCAGCTTCCTTCTCATTTTCTAGTCTGGCAAGGACTTTCTTTAAGTTTTCAGCTTCGGTTTCAGCTTTTCCTGCTCGCTCGTCAAGATTTTTGGCACCATCTTCTGCATCAGTAATTTTGACCTCCAGACTAGATATCCTCTCCAAACACTGATGGTATTGAAGAAGCCCAGCTTCCATATCAGTTTCTAGTTTGGAAAGCATTTCTTTTAAGGTTTGAACTTCTGTTTCTGCTTTACTTGCTCGTTCATGGAGTCCTCTGGCACTATCTTGGGCACTTGAGACTTCAGTCTCTAAATGGGATATCTTCTCCATACTTTGCTGGTAGTGAAGAAGGCCTGCATCCTTCTCAGCTTCCAATTTAGCAAGAGCCTCTTTAAGTTTTTGAACCTCCATCTCGGCTTTACTTGCTCGGTCAGACTCTGATGTAATTTGGGTCTTCAGATTCTGGTTCTCAGTTGACAAGTGAAACACACCATCATGGAAGTTATGTTCTTGCCCATCCACCTCCTGGAAGTTCAGGCCTTTTCTCACCCTAACTTCTGCAACCTTTGCATGATTCGGCAACACTTCACCTGACCCAAGCATATCATTGAGCTGTTTCAACCCCCTTTTGCTTGTTTCAGCATCagattcttcagaatagcctccATTCCTTGTCATGGTATGCAACTGTGATGAGGAAAGCTCGAAAGCATCCTTGTGCAAGTCGTCAGGTTCATACAGTCCACGTATAGGACGTGGTGTCTTTGGTGTGTGAGGCTCAGCCTCGGTGGTGGAAGAGCCTGCAGGTGAATCGTCAGCCAGCACAAAGGGAACTTGGTCAGGAAATGCTTCAGCCATGGTACGATGGGCTTGACGGAGTGCCCCAGTTGCATGGTCATATCTTTCTGCCAAAGCACGATATGCTCGGTAGAACTCCTCAATCATTTTCATAAGTTCTGGACGCTTTCTGTAGTACATCTCTACCCTCCCTTTAAAGGAATCTGCATCTTCTTCGATGAGCTTGATCATTGCTTTGACCTTAGCATCCATATCTGTTCAAGTACACATCTTTAATCAGTGGCCAAACCACAAATGCTTTAGCAGAAAAGACAAAACTAAGAAACCACAGATTATACATGATCATAAGCAACTTTAGTATGGATTcaagaagcataaaactaagtGCTCAGATCCCTTGAGAAACATGTAAGGTCCATGATATAACTTCAGGGGAAAATACTCATAATTACATTGATGAACCACCAACAAAATTGCACCCTTACATTTATCAAAAGAAATGACATGTCACAACCTAACTTGACCAACCAACAGTAGAGAAAAGTTTTTGTATTTTAAATAACATCCTCAGTTAACTTGACTCAACCTCATCCCATCTTTCCAGTTAAGCTCAGCAAATATTGCCCGCAATTTCATGATTAAAACAAGCCACAAGGTTCCTCACCAAATCAACCAACATTCTTTTCAGCCTTTCCCATATGGAAGCTTTTCAAAATGATCCAAAATGGCCTCCCTCCATTATaacagattaaaaaaagaaaatttcatcaATAGAAGCAAAACTGTATCCAGCCATATGCTCCAGCTTCTTCTTTCATTGTTATCAATAAGAAAGTATAGTTTGTTGAAAGAAAGACAGTCCACCCTGGGGCAGGCTCAAATAAACTTTCAGGAAGAATAGCAGATTAGAATTGACAACTGAATTACAATCCCTTGTAATTTATCGAAATATATCTTGAGAGTTGGGTGTGCCTTTTCTATTGCTTATGCCACACTACCTAGGTCAGTCCACCCCTCACCAAAGTTGACATGAGGCCCACCAACATTTTACCAGTCTGCAATTCAAGAAATTCCGAATTATGAAGCCCTCACAAGGTCAGACCATAATTATAATCCACTATAAAATCATGTCAAACCATCAACACCAGCATTTGTTTTCCGTAGAtagattacaaaaattttaatcAGTGTAAAAAAAGCCCTTTATTGTCTAGAAATTCTTTTCCTGCATCTTTGTTAAGTTGTACAGACCTACTCATTCACTTAGAGAGCTGACCCATTTATAGAACTTCAATACTCTCAAGGTCTGCCACCTCACTAATCACATTCAGAACAAAACAGAGCAGACCCATTTATAGAACCCTTTGCAATATTTGGTTCATGGTATGTTTTAAGATGAACAGAGCACAGAACAAAACAGAGTATGTGGATGTAACTTTAGCAGAAATAAGAATGAAAGTGCGGTAGTAAGAATTGATGGTAAGAAGACACCTTGAAGTGGTAATTGATACCTAGGTTCAATAAAGATGAAAATATTGAGATAGATGAATggtaaaattagaaaatataaaataaggaatgaacactATTAGAGGTAATCTAGGAGTaactccaatacatgataagttgagagagtcgtttgaggtggcatggacatgtgcacgAAAGAACCTTAAATGATTAGTAAGGAGGAATGATATGATTCAAATTGGAAGAGCTAAATGAGTTCGATGAGGTCGAAGATGACTTTGTAAGAGTCCATGAGAATATACATGCACAAATTAGGGTTGACATCAAGTATGGTTTTGAATAGAGTTGAACGGCAAAACATGATTGAGAtgaggcttagttgagttgtcTAGGGAGTACACTATAAATTCTCAATGTTTTTTTGTTATTCAAGAACTAGAAAATTAATTTCCATATAACCACATTTCCCTTAGATCAGTTTAGTGAAGAGGAATTTCTAAGGACTTTGAAGGCATATTTCACAGATTGCCATGTTGTTTCTTGAAAGGCATATAATGAAACTTTTATGGACTGAGTTTCCTTTAAGAAGAGACCAACTTGTACAAGATTgcttttcctcttcctccccctccccctccccctccccccaattcAGTGGTTGTCATCAATAAATTACAGGACCTGGCCATTCCTCAGGAAGAAATTCCAAAATGGTCCCACCTTACTCCTACAATTTTCAGCTCAAACTAAATACATTCCATTGATGGGGACATATGAGATCTTGATAACTAAGCAAAGTTGATATCTTTGCGGAACACACTGTTGCAGAATATGATATCAACTTTAAGCACAGCTATTTTCAGGAGTTTGGAAATTACAATAAACTCCTCGTTCATAAATAGAAAACCCAAGTATGTTGGGAGAAGGCTAACTTGAATTAGGCTGAGTTGAATTCCACTTCATGAACTAAGAAGTTCAAAGAACCATACATAGATctgttaaatacacattgtcaAGAGCAATACTTTGCCTTGTCCAACTCAATTCATGCCTCCATCATGGTTGATGGAAATCAAATCTTAAGTTTGTTTAGTAGATTCCTTTGGTTCACATACAGGATAACAGAAAATAGATGAAAGATACAAGTTGACAGTTCAAGTGcccacttgacttagaattgcAAGGATCTCTATGTAAACCAATTATAGAATTGTGCTAGGAATTATGCAGAAATTCAATAACACCACCAATATTGGGTAGCGATGGTCAATGAGACTGCCCAACTTCTTTAACCATGTTTGGGAGCACAACATGTCGGGCTGGGGTCATATTTCCGTGCCCTGACCAGTTAAGCAtcttatataaatatatgaatTCAATATATAATTAAGCACAGTCACATTCCAATGATATTTTAAGTTAAGTAAAAGAGCATCATAGCTACACAGAAAGTAAGTTAAATTTCTCTCCTGTTTTTTTTAACTTGAAGGCCTAACGGTGCTTCCCTGAACTGAAACTGGCCTGAGCTTAAACCGGAAAACCCTTGTGAGTTAAGCCCATTCAACATCTACAAATAATACCTTCTCTCTTCAAACATAATCAGGAAGTCCAAAGCATCCAGACAGAAACACTCACAAAGAACTAAATCACATTCACcacagaaaattaaaagaaaaaaatcatctACTCCCTTATTCTTTACCGAAGAACAAAATTTCATGCGACTCGCCTAAGACGAAGTGATTCTCTTATAACTTTTCTTTTTGCCACTACCATCCTTTCTTGGCCAGATAGAATGGTCACATGTAGCTGATATAGAGCAACTGGGCAAAGTGACAGCAAAGCTGCAGAGTGGAAATCAAAGGATCCACAATCGGGAGAACCCAAAATAAATGTTATCTTAGTTCTCGGACTCCGTCTAAGTTGAGAGCAAGGCTATGAAACACGGTTATCAGGTACCATATCGGTTACTGCCAATACCGATAAGTATCGGTTGAATCAGTCCGTATCAGTCTGATTCGAGATCAAAAGGTCACTTTGTTATCACCGCATCGGCCGATACGGCCCATACAATACCGTTACTTAGAACactggttcagacttgagacttcCCATGAATGTGTTTTAGGAAAACCAGAAACTTATCCACAAAGTGAAAAATAATCCGTTAGTATCAGGTTTCCcatgaacaacaacaacaacaataacaacaaccaaAAAACGTTAATTTGA is drawn from Telopea speciosissima isolate NSW1024214 ecotype Mountain lineage chromosome 1, Tspe_v1, whole genome shotgun sequence and contains these coding sequences:
- the LOC122666013 gene encoding protein NETWORKED 1D-like, whose protein sequence is MTTTLLQSDSRRLYSWWWDSHISPKNSKWLQENLTDMDAKVKAMIKLIEEDADSFKGRVEMYYRKRPELMKMIEEFYRAYRALAERYDHATGALRQAHRTMAEAFPDQVPFVLADDSPAGSSTTEAEPHTPKTPRPIRGLYEPDDLHKDAFELSSSQLHTMTRNGGYSEESDAETSKRGLKQLNDMLGSGEVLPNHAKVAEVRVRKGLNFQEVDGQEHNFHDGVFHLSTENQNRASKAEMEVQKLKEALAKLEAEKDAGLLHYQQSMEKISHLETEVSSAQDSARGLHERASKAETEVQTLKEMLSKLETDMEAGLLQYHQCLERISSLEVKITDAEDGAKNLDERAGKAETEAENLKKVLARLENEKEAALLQYKECLETISNLESKISSAEEEVKKLNERAERAETEVQTLKQALSKLEEQKEAAALQYKQWLERISILESEVTHAQEEARRLNTEIETGVAKLHSSEEHCLVLESINQTLRSELEAFVRKMGMQTEELKEKHEELQRFHTRIQEEHVHFLQADAALRTMQSLHSQSQEEQRNLAVELQKTVQLLKDVELQKQGLEDRVQQIKEDNKILEDQNLSSARSMKSLQDEIFDLKETKGKLEEEVELRLDQRNALQQEIYCLKEEINDLNRHLLSIMEQVKSLGLNPESFASAVKNLQDENLKLKEICQRGRDEKVTLLEKLENMEKLLEKNALLENSLSDVTAELEGLREKVKLLDASCQSLQEEKSALVAEKASLVSQLEIMAEKVEKLLERSTLLENSLSDAVAELEGSKTKAKILEESCHSLDNEKSALLSEKESVVSQLQNVQQSLAELKNKCTQLEEKYFGLEKEKETTLCQVKELSVSLNLEKQERAIFSESSETRLAALEKHMHVLQEQGLCRKKEIEEQLDRSMNTQVEIFILQKFIRDMEEKNLSLFIECQKHFEASKLSEKLVSELEGKNHKLHVETKLLSDQIEKLRTGIIEILNSLEVDTDYASHDKIREDQMLLKNILRKIEDANGSFLKVQDEKQQLSFQNLVLITLLEQMRLETAHLERERNTLDKEFKLRMEELLVLQNEKHKLLEMNVQLQSEIRMGEHREETLKSEMEKLQAKISDLKEAYLVSQNENFRSVEENGVLRKELSDTKEVAHVLEEEISVLLGKTFALENLSLIFEGCNTEKAVKLEEFSKDLDCLREVNSGLQGGIRVIVEKLEIVEREKLHLKKSAEELENEMNGVRNVNEQLHHQIMMGKDLLYQKGMELSVAEQKIGVAASENKMLFRDVEDLKKELNESEVLRREQEKHILELSADKSRQTVEIGCIHEANRKFESELSKLREETIKLKNAEKYFSYELQERRNEVILLEADAAKFYGDLQMSSVREALLEQKVHELIGAYEILERESASKTVEIEQMNGKLSVLDGENGGLKAELAAYLPVIVSLRDSISSLEDHALLQTKMEPTDVELENPYHDKSQGLMSGDHCAVLPNGVSDLQALLNRVKAIEKIVMEKERLAVLESLDKDKQVAVKKEIKGLKSRTSSLKEKEVQTSRDIVLQLEGPELRDESNDGHLQKTEPQISKVKNVLLMKDIPLDHVSEQSFCGHGVGQNALDEKRNVETDDDMLEIWETVEHDYNLDLTVDKGQKLPSAPAKGETGVKEQKSKHPFSKLQVEKELGVDILEVSSRGTEPHQQGNRRKILERLASDAQKLMNLYITLEEVKKKVEMSGKSKNSKDIEYDTVKGQLQEVEEAIMQLSDVNSKLTKSAEEGFLSSDEKSVLEMEETRNVRRKRVSEQARRVSEKIGRLQVQLQKIQFDLLKLEEYRRSKGLLKVPERRVLLKDYLYGYGGGRSSPRRKKVTFCACARPSTKN